The proteins below are encoded in one region of Castor canadensis chromosome 6, mCasCan1.hap1v2, whole genome shotgun sequence:
- the Hapln1 gene encoding hyaluronan and proteoglycan link protein 1, producing MKSLLLLVLISVCWADHNSDNYTLDHDRVIHIQAENGPRLLVEAEQAKVFSHRGGNVTLPCKFYRDPTAFGSGIHKIRIKWTKLTSDYLKEVDVFVSMGYHKKTYGSYQGRVFLKGDNDNDASLVITDLTLEDYGRYKCEVIEGLEDDTAVVALDLQGVVFPYFPRLGRYNLNFHEAQQVCLDQDAVIASFDQLYDAWRSGLDWCNAGWLSDGSVQYPITKPREPCGGQNTVPGVRNYGFWDKDKSRYDVFCFTSNFNGRFYYLIHPTKLTYDEAVQACLNDGAQIAKVGQIFAAWKLLGYDRCDAGWLADGSVRYPISRPRRRCSPTEAAVRFVGFPDKKHKLYGVYCFRAYN from the exons cAGAAAATGGCCCCCGTCTACTTGTGGAAGCAGAACAAGCCAAGGTGTTCTCACACAGAGGTGGCAATGTCACACTGCCATGTAAATTTTATCGAGACCCTACAGCATTTGGCTCAGGAATCCACAAAATCCGAATTAAGTGGACCAAGCTAACGTCAGATTACCTCAAGGAAGTGGATGTTTTTGTTTCCATGGGCTATCACAAAAAAACCTATGGAAGTTACCAGGGTAGAGTGTTTCTGAAAGGAGACAATGACAATGATGCTTCTCTGGTGATAACAGACCTCACCCTGGAGGATTATGGGAGATACAAGTGTGAGGTGATTGAAGGGTTAGAAGATGATACTGCTGTGGTAGCATTAGACCTTCAAG GTGTGGTATTCCCTTACTTTCCACGACTTGGGCGCTACAATCTCAATTTTCATGAGGCACAGCAGGTTTGTCTGGACCAGGATGCTGTGATCGCCTCCTTTGACCAGCTCTATGATGCCTGGCGGAGTGGGCTGGACTGGTGCAATGCAGGCTGGCTCAGCGATGGGTCTGTACAGTACCCCATAACAAAGCCACGAGAGCCCTGTGGTGGACAGAACACAGTGCCTGGCGTCAGGAACTACGGGTTTTGGGATAAAGATAAAAGCAGATATGATGTTTTCTGTTTTACATCCAACTTCAATG GCCGTTTTTACTATCTGATCCACCCCACCAAGCTGACCTATGATGAAGCCGTGCAAGCTTGTCTCAATGATGGTGCTCAGATTGCGAAAGTGGGCCAAATATTTGCAGCCTGGAAACTTCTAGGATATGACCGCTGCGATGCGGGCTGGTTGGCTGATGGCAGCGTCCGCTATCCTATCTCTAGGCCAAGAAGGCGTTGCAGTCCTACTGAGGCTGCAGTGCGCTTTGTGGGTTTCCCAGATAAAAAACATAAGCTGTATGGTGTCTACTGCTTCAGAGCATACAACTGA